In the Micromonospora narathiwatensis genome, one interval contains:
- the tsaD gene encoding tRNA (adenosine(37)-N6)-threonylcarbamoyltransferase complex transferase subunit TsaD, which yields MADEPLILGIETSCDETGVGIVRGHTLLADALASSVEEHARFGGVVPEVASRAHLEAIVPTMDRALKQAGVTLADIDAIAVTSGPGLAGALLVGVAAAKGYAVAAEKPVYGVNHLAAHVAVDTLEHGPLPEPAIALLVSGGHSSLLRVDDLARGVTPLGSTIDDAAGEAFDKVARLLGLPFPGGPWIDREARAGDPAAIAFPRGLTAPKDLAAHRYDFSFSGLKTAVARWVEARQRAGEPVPVADVAASFQEAVCDVLVGKALDSCRSSGIDTLVIGGGVAANSRLRAMAEHRAARHGIRVRTPRPGLCTDNGAMVAALGSHLVASGVAPSRLDLPADSAMPLTVVSV from the coding sequence ATGGCTGACGAACCACTGATCCTCGGCATCGAGACCTCCTGCGACGAGACCGGGGTCGGCATCGTCCGTGGGCACACCCTGCTCGCCGACGCGCTGGCCTCCAGCGTCGAGGAGCACGCCCGGTTCGGCGGCGTGGTGCCCGAGGTGGCCAGCCGAGCCCACCTGGAGGCGATCGTGCCGACCATGGACCGGGCGCTGAAGCAGGCCGGGGTGACGCTCGCGGACATCGACGCGATCGCCGTCACCTCCGGTCCCGGCCTGGCCGGCGCGCTGCTCGTCGGGGTCGCCGCCGCGAAGGGGTACGCGGTCGCCGCCGAGAAGCCGGTGTACGGCGTCAACCACCTCGCCGCGCACGTCGCCGTGGACACCCTGGAACACGGCCCGCTGCCCGAGCCGGCGATCGCCCTGCTGGTCTCCGGCGGGCACTCGTCGCTGCTGCGCGTCGACGACCTGGCCCGGGGCGTCACCCCGCTCGGCTCGACCATCGACGACGCCGCCGGTGAGGCGTTCGACAAGGTGGCCCGGCTGCTCGGGTTGCCGTTCCCGGGCGGCCCGTGGATCGACCGGGAGGCGCGGGCCGGCGATCCGGCGGCCATCGCCTTCCCGCGCGGGCTGACCGCGCCGAAGGACCTGGCCGCCCACCGCTACGACTTCTCGTTCTCCGGGCTGAAGACCGCGGTGGCGCGCTGGGTGGAGGCCCGGCAGCGGGCCGGCGAGCCGGTTCCGGTCGCCGACGTGGCCGCGTCCTTCCAGGAGGCGGTCTGCGACGTGCTGGTCGGCAAGGCCCTGGACTCCTGCCGCAGCAGCGGGATCGACACGCTGGTGATCGGCGGTGGGGTGGCGGCCAACTCGCGGCTGCGGGCGATGGCCGAGCACCGGGCGGCGAGGCACGGCATCCGGGTGCGTACGCCCCGCCCGGGGCTGTGCACCGACAACGGCGCGATGGTGGCCGCGCTGGGTTCGCACCTGGTCGCCTCGGGCGTCGCCCCGAGCCGCCTCGACCTGCCGGCCGACTCGGCGATGCCGCTGACCGTGGTCAGCGTCTGA
- a CDS encoding holo-ACP synthase produces the protein MIVAVGTDVVLVDRFARALARTPLLADRLFTEAERFTRSGNPRSPESLAARFAAKEAVAKALGAPAGLSWHDCEIVPDPDGRPWLTVSGTVAAAAAERGINRWHLSLSHDGGIASAMVVAER, from the coding sequence GTGATCGTGGCTGTCGGCACCGACGTCGTGCTGGTGGACCGGTTCGCCCGGGCCCTGGCGCGCACGCCGCTGCTCGCCGACCGCCTCTTCACCGAGGCCGAGCGGTTCACCCGCTCGGGCAACCCGCGCTCGCCCGAGTCCCTGGCCGCCCGTTTCGCGGCGAAGGAGGCGGTGGCCAAGGCGCTCGGCGCGCCGGCCGGGCTGAGCTGGCACGACTGCGAGATCGTGCCGGATCCGGACGGCCGACCCTGGCTGACCGTCTCCGGCACGGTGGCCGCCGCCGCGGCCGAACGTGGGATCAACCGCTGGCACCTGTCGTTGTCGCACGACGGCGGCATCGCGTCGGCGATGGTGGTCGCGGAACGCTGA
- a CDS encoding NAD(P)H-hydrate dehydratase produces the protein MRPVWRVADVRAAEAGLMATLPPGTLMQRAAAGLARRCALLLADRGGVYGARVLLLVGSGDNGGDTLYAGARLARRGATVSALLLTPGRAHAEGLAALRAAGGRLVDRPPAPVDLVLDGIVGIGGTGGLRETADQLAASLAERCGRDGTRATVVAVDVPSGVAVDTGHVPLTAAGRPCAVRADVTVAFGALKPALMVGPAAALAGHVELVDIGLEPWLRGTPALRVTEWSDVVDWLPRPGPTAEKYSRGVVGVATGSATYPGAAVLSVEGALAGPTGMVRYAGSARAEVLHQHPSVIATGRVADTGRVQAWVCGSGLGTGEESAIELRAVLSAPVPVVLDADALTLLVDGKMADRLRGRDAPIVVTPHDREYARLCGETPGTDRVGAALRLAAWMNAVVLLKGDRTIIGTPDGRAYVNPTGTAVLATGGTGDVLAGLLGSLLAAGLPAERAAAAAAYLHGLAGREAARGGPVTAPDVAAALRPVLARLG, from the coding sequence ATGAGACCGGTGTGGCGGGTCGCGGACGTACGCGCGGCGGAGGCCGGCCTGATGGCCACCCTTCCGCCCGGGACGCTGATGCAGCGGGCCGCCGCCGGCCTGGCCCGCCGCTGTGCGCTGCTGCTCGCCGACCGGGGCGGTGTCTACGGCGCCCGGGTGCTGCTGCTGGTCGGCTCCGGCGACAACGGCGGCGACACCCTGTACGCGGGCGCGCGGCTGGCCCGGCGGGGCGCGACGGTGTCCGCCCTGCTGCTCACCCCCGGCCGGGCGCACGCCGAGGGGCTGGCCGCGCTGCGGGCCGCCGGCGGGCGCCTCGTCGACCGGCCCCCGGCCCCGGTGGACCTGGTGCTCGACGGCATCGTCGGGATCGGCGGCACCGGCGGGCTGCGGGAGACCGCCGATCAGCTCGCCGCGAGCCTGGCCGAGCGCTGCGGGCGGGACGGTACCCGGGCCACCGTGGTGGCGGTGGACGTGCCGAGCGGCGTGGCGGTGGACACCGGACACGTGCCGCTGACCGCCGCCGGCCGGCCCTGCGCGGTACGCGCCGACGTGACGGTCGCCTTCGGGGCGCTGAAGCCGGCCCTGATGGTCGGCCCGGCCGCCGCGCTCGCCGGACACGTCGAGCTGGTCGACATCGGGCTGGAACCGTGGCTGCGCGGCACCCCGGCGCTGCGCGTCACCGAGTGGTCGGACGTGGTCGACTGGTTGCCCCGGCCGGGCCCGACCGCGGAGAAGTACAGCCGGGGCGTGGTGGGGGTGGCGACCGGCTCGGCCACGTACCCGGGTGCCGCCGTGCTCTCGGTCGAAGGCGCGCTGGCCGGCCCGACCGGCATGGTCCGGTACGCGGGCAGCGCCCGTGCCGAGGTGCTGCACCAGCACCCGTCGGTGATCGCCACCGGCCGGGTCGCCGACACCGGCCGGGTGCAGGCCTGGGTCTGCGGCTCGGGGCTGGGCACCGGCGAGGAGTCCGCCATCGAGCTGCGCGCGGTGCTCAGCGCCCCGGTGCCGGTGGTGCTCGACGCCGACGCGCTCACCCTGCTGGTCGACGGCAAGATGGCCGACCGGCTGCGCGGCCGGGACGCGCCGATCGTGGTGACCCCGCACGACCGGGAGTACGCCCGGCTCTGCGGGGAGACCCCGGGCACGGACCGGGTGGGGGCCGCGCTGCGGCTGGCCGCCTGGATGAACGCGGTGGTGCTGCTCAAGGGCGACCGAACGATCATCGGCACCCCGGACGGCCGGGCGTACGTCAACCCGACCGGCACCGCCGTGCTGGCCACCGGGGGCACCGGCGACGTGCTGGCCGGGCTGCTCGGCTCGCTGCTCGCCGCCGGGCTGCCGGCCGAGCGGGCAGCCGCCGCGGCGGCGTACCTGCACGGGCTGGCCGGTCGGGAGGCGGCCCGGGGCGGCCCGGTGACCGCCCCCGACGTGGCGGCCGCCCTCCGTCCGGTGCTGGCCCGCCTGGGCTGA
- the tsaE gene encoding tRNA (adenosine(37)-N6)-threonylcarbamoyltransferase complex ATPase subunit type 1 TsaE, translated as MTVVVELKTVDDTHEFGRRLARVLHAGDLLLLSGPLGAGKTALTQGIGAGLGVRGDITSPTFVIARVHRPDPARGGRVALVHADAYRLGESADPRAEIDDLDLDASVDEAVTVVEWGEGMVEQLVDAHLRVRIDRRDDNTRVVTCEPVGGDWARRLATLD; from the coding sequence GTGACCGTCGTCGTGGAGCTGAAGACGGTCGACGACACCCACGAGTTCGGCCGCCGGCTCGCCCGGGTGCTGCACGCCGGCGACCTGCTGCTGCTCAGCGGCCCGCTGGGCGCGGGGAAGACCGCGCTGACCCAGGGCATCGGCGCCGGCCTCGGCGTACGCGGCGACATCACCTCGCCGACCTTCGTGATCGCCCGGGTGCACCGCCCGGATCCGGCCCGGGGCGGGCGGGTGGCCCTGGTGCACGCCGACGCGTACCGGCTGGGGGAGTCCGCCGACCCGCGTGCCGAGATCGACGACCTGGACCTGGACGCCTCGGTGGACGAGGCGGTCACCGTGGTCGAGTGGGGCGAGGGGATGGTCGAGCAGCTGGTCGACGCGCACCTGCGGGTCCGCATCGACCGCCGGGACGACAACACCCGGGTGGTCACCTGCGAGCCGGTCGGCGGCGACTGGGCGCGGCGCCTCGCCACCCTCGACTGA
- a CDS encoding YbaB/EbfC family nucleoid-associated protein: MTDQHDRPDGLMGRFTSVRGAAYAADGLVHVEVDGTGDLLALDLDPRAMRLPSADLSAAIRAAFGDARAQVQAQLQEQLAAQPPTLPQGLGPLLNDLGFNAQRRLDDMAAAAQQVADRLGRMDGTAAR, from the coding sequence GTGACCGACCAGCACGACCGACCGGACGGCCTGATGGGCCGATTCACCAGCGTTCGGGGTGCCGCGTATGCGGCGGACGGCCTGGTACACGTCGAGGTCGACGGGACGGGCGACCTGCTCGCCCTCGACCTCGATCCGCGCGCCATGCGGCTACCATCGGCCGACCTGTCGGCGGCGATCCGGGCGGCGTTCGGCGACGCCCGGGCGCAGGTGCAGGCGCAGCTTCAGGAGCAACTGGCCGCGCAGCCGCCCACCCTGCCCCAGGGCCTGGGGCCGCTCCTGAACGACCTCGGCTTCAACGCGCAACGCCGGCTGGACGACATGGCCGCCGCCGCCCAACAGGTCGCCGACCGGCTCGGCAGGATGGACGGGACGGCGGCGCGATGA
- the rimI gene encoding ribosomal protein S18-alanine N-acetyltransferase, translating into MTGARLERFRWWHIDQVLPIEADLFGVERWSPAMFWNELASGHFYLVAIDDDGTVLGYAGLLVAPPDEAWVQNIAVRRDAQRRGIGRALLEALLAEAARREIRSTLLEVAADNAPAQRLYATYGFEPIGVRRGYYQPSNTDALVMQRNED; encoded by the coding sequence ATGACGGGCGCGCGACTGGAGCGCTTCCGCTGGTGGCACATCGACCAGGTGCTGCCCATCGAGGCGGACCTCTTCGGCGTCGAGCGGTGGTCCCCGGCGATGTTCTGGAACGAGTTGGCGAGCGGGCACTTCTACCTGGTCGCCATCGACGACGACGGGACCGTGCTCGGCTACGCCGGGCTGCTGGTGGCACCGCCCGACGAGGCGTGGGTGCAGAACATCGCGGTCCGCCGCGACGCGCAGCGCCGGGGGATCGGCCGGGCGCTGCTGGAGGCGCTGCTCGCCGAGGCGGCCCGGCGCGAAATCCGCAGCACGCTGTTGGAGGTCGCCGCGGACAACGCCCCGGCGCAGCGTCTCTACGCCACGTACGGCTTCGAGCCGATCGGCGTGCGCCGCGGCTACTACCAACCGAGCAACACCGACGCGCTGGTCATGCAGCGCAACGAGGACTGA
- the ung gene encoding uracil-DNA glycosylase — protein sequence MPDDAPTLDLLTLLPDAWQAVLTPHLDPARTAALAEFVAGEYATATVFPPVEDLFSAYRLCGPAECRVLILGQDPYHKAGQAHGLSFSVREGVSVPPSLRNVFKELGEDLGVPKPRSGNLTGWAAQGVLLLNSVLTVRQASPGSHANQGWEEFTDATIRALDALDQRVVFLLWGGYARKKAALVSNPRHVVLEAGHPSPMNPRGFLGSRPFSAANKALADAGLPTIDWERSAG from the coding sequence ATGCCCGACGACGCCCCCACCCTCGACCTGCTGACGCTCCTGCCCGACGCGTGGCAGGCGGTGCTCACCCCGCACCTCGACCCGGCCCGCACCGCGGCGTTGGCCGAGTTCGTCGCCGGGGAATACGCGACCGCCACGGTCTTCCCTCCGGTCGAGGACCTGTTCTCCGCCTACCGGCTGTGCGGGCCGGCGGAGTGCCGGGTGCTGATCCTCGGGCAGGATCCGTACCACAAGGCGGGGCAGGCGCACGGGCTGAGCTTCAGCGTGCGCGAGGGGGTGTCGGTGCCGCCGTCGTTGCGCAACGTCTTCAAGGAGTTGGGTGAGGACCTGGGCGTGCCGAAGCCGCGCAGCGGCAACCTGACCGGCTGGGCGGCGCAGGGCGTGCTGCTGCTCAACTCGGTGCTCACCGTCCGGCAGGCCAGCCCGGGCTCGCACGCCAACCAGGGCTGGGAGGAGTTCACCGACGCCACCATCCGGGCGTTGGACGCCCTCGACCAGCGGGTGGTCTTCCTGCTCTGGGGTGGTTACGCCCGCAAGAAGGCCGCCCTGGTCAGCAACCCGCGGCACGTGGTGCTGGAGGCCGGTCACCCCAGCCCGATGAACCCGCGTGGCTTCCTGGGCAGCCGCCCGTTCAGCGCGGCGAACAAGGCCCTCGCCGACGCCGGGCTGCCCACCATCGACTGGGAGCGCTCAGCCGGCTGA
- a CDS encoding helix-turn-helix domain-containing protein, with protein sequence MPESRLVSQIGAAVRHQRELNELNQRQLAERAGVSQAAVARIERGDRSPSLPVLERLLAAMDVQLTIGVEPLDGHLDAALDALVARPVNERIDELGLARMLDALGGLPYVLTGSTASLLQGAPLPVDAVEVAVRWRDSGLLTAWLERAYGQRWNARWAEWGNLRLEPEEPGEHRWRTRYGELWARMCDELPEPVEVRHGGRSYWVEPLARVEVTDPRAADLLRRHRQRLASAG encoded by the coding sequence GTGCCTGAATCACGCCTCGTCAGCCAGATCGGCGCGGCGGTCCGCCACCAGCGCGAGCTGAACGAACTCAACCAACGACAACTGGCGGAGCGGGCCGGCGTCAGCCAGGCAGCGGTCGCGCGGATCGAACGGGGCGACCGGTCCCCGAGCCTGCCGGTGCTGGAACGGCTGCTCGCCGCAATGGACGTACAGCTCACGATCGGGGTGGAGCCGCTCGACGGTCATCTGGACGCGGCGCTCGACGCGCTGGTTGCGCGGCCGGTCAACGAGCGGATCGACGAGTTGGGGCTGGCTCGGATGCTCGACGCGCTGGGCGGACTGCCGTACGTGCTGACCGGGAGCACGGCGTCGCTGCTCCAGGGCGCGCCGCTCCCGGTCGACGCGGTGGAGGTCGCGGTGCGGTGGCGCGACTCGGGCCTCCTGACCGCCTGGCTGGAGCGGGCGTACGGGCAGCGGTGGAACGCCCGCTGGGCGGAGTGGGGCAACCTGCGGCTCGAACCCGAGGAGCCCGGCGAGCACCGCTGGCGGACCCGGTACGGCGAGCTGTGGGCGCGGATGTGCGACGAGCTGCCCGAGCCGGTCGAGGTGCGGCACGGTGGGCGCAGCTATTGGGTCGAGCCGCTGGCGCGGGTCGAGGTGACTGACCCGCGCGCCGCCGACCTGCTGCGCCGGCACCGGCAGCGGCTGGCGTCAGCCGGCTGA
- a CDS encoding alpha/beta fold hydrolase yields MNHRFGVPRPRTAAGRVAGVVGAAVGVAAAGLAAGVVSERILIRRLKHDPADPYAHEVFDEQRYDEAFRLEMPDGTDIHVEVVEPTRPVEGHPTVVLVHGFCLDMGTFHFQREMLAGRGDYRIVAYDQPGHGRSGKLETGDYDLAALGRTLRRVIDEVAPEGPLVLVGHSMGGMTIMALAELYPELFGDRVVGTVLMATSGGVIAETKLVAPALLGRVGAPVLYMMSNATRYGGTVIDKARKSTSNVAWLLTRRYGFGTRKPSPALVSYVETMNSRTSADTVTRYLRTLATHSRFPALAALAGTPVLVIVGDKDMITPVNHSEEIVRRLPHAEFVKIHDSGHVLMLEHADEVNAALEGFLEEL; encoded by the coding sequence GTGAATCACCGCTTCGGCGTCCCCCGGCCGCGCACCGCCGCCGGCCGGGTCGCCGGGGTGGTCGGCGCCGCCGTCGGCGTCGCCGCCGCCGGGCTCGCCGCGGGCGTGGTGAGCGAGCGGATCCTGATCCGCCGCCTCAAGCACGACCCCGCGGACCCGTACGCCCACGAGGTCTTCGACGAGCAGCGGTACGACGAGGCGTTCCGGCTGGAGATGCCGGACGGCACCGACATCCACGTGGAGGTGGTCGAGCCGACCCGGCCGGTCGAGGGGCACCCGACCGTGGTGCTGGTGCACGGCTTCTGCCTGGACATGGGGACGTTCCACTTCCAGCGCGAGATGCTCGCCGGGCGCGGCGACTACCGGATCGTCGCGTACGACCAGCCGGGGCACGGCCGCTCCGGCAAACTGGAGACCGGCGACTACGACCTGGCCGCGCTGGGCCGGACCCTGCGCCGGGTGATCGACGAGGTGGCTCCGGAGGGGCCGCTGGTGCTGGTCGGTCACTCCATGGGCGGCATGACGATCATGGCGTTGGCCGAGCTGTATCCGGAGCTGTTCGGCGACCGGGTGGTCGGCACCGTGCTGATGGCCACCTCGGGCGGCGTGATCGCCGAGACCAAGCTGGTGGCGCCCGCGCTGCTCGGCCGGGTCGGCGCGCCGGTGCTCTACATGATGAGCAACGCCACCCGGTACGGCGGCACGGTGATCGACAAGGCCCGGAAGTCGACGTCCAACGTCGCCTGGCTGCTGACCCGCAGGTACGGCTTCGGCACCCGGAAGCCCAGCCCGGCCCTGGTGTCGTACGTCGAGACGATGAACTCGCGGACCTCCGCCGACACGGTCACCCGCTACCTGCGCACGCTGGCCACCCACTCCCGGTTCCCGGCGCTGGCCGCGCTGGCCGGCACGCCGGTGCTGGTGATCGTGGGGGACAAGGACATGATCACCCCGGTGAACCACTCCGAGGAGATCGTCCGACGGCTGCCGCACGCCGAGTTCGTGAAGATCCACGACAGCGGGCACGTCCTGATGCTGGAGCACGCCGACGAGGTCAACGCGGCGTTGGAAGGGTTCCTGGAGGAGCTGTGA
- the alr gene encoding alanine racemase encodes MWQSEVRVDLDAIRENVAQLKTGTSAELMAVVKADGYGHGMVPAARAALDAGADWLGVCTLDEALTLRREGITVPVLAWLLAPGLPLHEGVAVGVDLGCASLTQLDELIEAGRRADRPAQVHLKIDTGLSRGGATVADWPTLLEAAAKAQADGLVEVVGVWSHFAYADSPGHPTIDRQVAVFEEGVAMAEKAGLHPRYRHLANSAATLTRPDAHFDLVRPGLAIYGLSPVAGERFGLRPAMTARARVMLTKRVPAGTGVSYGHTYVTEREANLAVVPLGYADGVPRHASSTGPVQLGGKRRIISGRVCMDQFVLDCGDDEVAAGDVATLFGSGADGEPTADDWAEAVGTINYEIVTRFGGVRVPRVYDGERQQPSPVRGARP; translated from the coding sequence ATGTGGCAGTCGGAGGTGCGCGTCGACCTGGACGCGATCCGGGAGAACGTGGCCCAGCTCAAGACGGGCACCAGCGCCGAGCTGATGGCGGTGGTGAAGGCCGACGGGTACGGCCATGGCATGGTTCCGGCCGCCCGCGCCGCGCTCGACGCCGGCGCGGACTGGCTCGGGGTCTGCACCCTCGACGAGGCGCTCACCCTGCGCCGGGAGGGGATCACCGTGCCCGTGCTGGCCTGGCTGCTCGCCCCCGGGCTGCCGCTGCACGAGGGGGTCGCGGTCGGCGTCGACCTGGGCTGCGCCAGCCTCACCCAGCTCGACGAGCTGATCGAGGCGGGCCGCCGGGCGGACCGCCCGGCCCAGGTGCACCTGAAGATCGACACCGGCCTGTCACGCGGCGGGGCGACCGTCGCCGACTGGCCCACCCTGCTGGAGGCCGCCGCGAAGGCCCAGGCCGACGGCCTGGTCGAGGTGGTCGGGGTGTGGAGCCACTTCGCGTACGCGGACTCGCCCGGCCACCCCACCATCGACCGGCAGGTCGCCGTCTTCGAGGAGGGGGTGGCCATGGCCGAGAAGGCGGGGCTGCACCCCCGCTACCGGCACCTGGCCAACTCGGCCGCCACGCTGACCCGTCCGGACGCCCACTTCGACCTGGTCCGCCCCGGTCTGGCCATCTACGGCCTCTCCCCGGTGGCCGGCGAGCGGTTCGGTCTGCGTCCGGCGATGACCGCCCGGGCCCGGGTGATGTTGACCAAGCGGGTTCCGGCCGGCACCGGCGTGTCGTACGGCCACACGTACGTCACCGAACGGGAGGCCAACCTGGCCGTGGTCCCGCTCGGGTACGCCGACGGGGTGCCCCGGCACGCCTCCAGCACCGGTCCGGTGCAGCTCGGCGGGAAACGGCGGATCATCTCCGGTCGGGTCTGCATGGACCAGTTCGTGCTGGACTGCGGCGACGACGAGGTGGCGGCCGGGGACGTCGCGACGCTCTTCGGCAGCGGCGCGGACGGTGAGCCCACCGCCGACGACTGGGCCGAGGCGGTCGGCACGATCAACTACGAGATCGTGACCCGCTTCGGTGGGGTCCGGGTGCCCCGCGTCTACGACGGCGAGCGACAGCAGCCGTCGCCGGTGCGGGGCGCGCGGCCGTGA
- a CDS encoding type VII secretion target, with the protein MTEEPFAVEPELLRGVARGLGDDAYRLARSLAGVPGLAVPADGWCAGVALAELEAATHRWCGALAARVATTAEAVRAAADGYEAADGRAARRLTGIPR; encoded by the coding sequence ATGACCGAGGAGCCGTTCGCCGTCGAGCCGGAGCTGCTGCGCGGGGTCGCACGGGGGCTGGGCGACGACGCGTACCGGCTGGCGCGGTCGCTGGCCGGCGTTCCCGGGCTGGCGGTGCCGGCCGACGGCTGGTGTGCCGGGGTGGCGCTGGCCGAGCTGGAGGCGGCGACGCACCGCTGGTGCGGAGCGCTCGCCGCCCGGGTGGCGACCACCGCCGAGGCGGTCCGGGCCGCCGCCGACGGCTACGAGGCGGCCGACGGGCGGGCCGCCCGACGGCTGACCGGGATACCGCGATGA
- the tsaB gene encoding tRNA (adenosine(37)-N6)-threonylcarbamoyltransferase complex dimerization subunit type 1 TsaB — protein sequence MLVLVVDSSTPAVTAALVEVSADGVVARAQRCTVDARAHGELLAPQVDAVLADTDARPGDLGAIVAGLGPGPFTGLRVGLVTAATMGQVLGIPTYGVCSLDGIGHPAVAGEPVLAASDARRREVYWAVYDGAGQRIAGPNVDAPAVAAERARDLAVTVAVGDGAHRYADVLGLPLRVEPRYPDATALARLAAERIRAGAPGEPLTPLYLRRPDAVAATGHKPVLP from the coding sequence GTGCTCGTACTCGTGGTGGACTCCTCGACGCCCGCGGTGACCGCGGCCCTGGTCGAGGTCTCGGCGGACGGTGTCGTGGCCCGGGCGCAGCGGTGCACGGTCGACGCCCGGGCCCACGGGGAGCTGCTCGCCCCGCAGGTCGACGCGGTGCTGGCCGACACCGACGCCCGCCCCGGCGACCTCGGCGCGATCGTCGCCGGGCTTGGCCCGGGGCCGTTCACCGGGCTGCGGGTCGGCCTGGTCACCGCCGCCACCATGGGGCAGGTGCTGGGCATCCCCACGTACGGTGTCTGCTCGCTGGACGGGATCGGCCACCCGGCGGTCGCCGGCGAACCGGTCCTGGCCGCCAGCGACGCGCGGCGGCGGGAGGTCTACTGGGCGGTCTACGACGGCGCCGGCCAGCGGATCGCCGGCCCGAACGTGGACGCCCCCGCGGTCGCCGCGGAGCGCGCCCGCGACCTGGCCGTCACCGTGGCGGTCGGTGACGGCGCACACCGGTACGCGGACGTCCTCGGCCTGCCGCTGCGGGTCGAACCGCGCTACCCGGACGCGACGGCGCTGGCCCGGCTCGCCGCCGAGCGGATCCGCGCGGGCGCACCCGGCGAGCCGCTCACCCCGCTCTACCTGCGTCGCCCGGACGCCGTCGCGGCCACCGGCCACAAGCCGGTCCTGCCATGA
- a CDS encoding toxin glutamine deamidase domain-containing protein: MGLELPAELTEPLSWIGLEWPEADEELLFAAGQHWLSFGMTLQSAAMQADGAAAAVWQHNSGDTVNAFKQWWTRDDGPQLRLLEDAIAAQLIGAVLMIFAAMTLAMKIAFIVQLIILLVQVTMAIAAAVATLGASTATVPGFVAATRMICQRLIRMIVQQVRTVLKHILEQAKRLLKLVRKVGEKRAARKIEKQIAHDLKRVNPKFNPPNPDYSANCTHCVQTYELRRRGIDVEATALPQQFHQWGGRSIADIEQTWGRRFAPGGRADIEQAFQNFGPGSRGVVAIRWNNGGGHVFNVENVGGKVRFIDGQNAGRDVANYFANGHSTQFVRLDNIPMPGGLTQFVRPPG; the protein is encoded by the coding sequence GTGGGTCTCGAACTGCCCGCCGAGCTGACCGAGCCGCTGAGTTGGATCGGTCTGGAGTGGCCGGAGGCGGATGAGGAACTGCTCTTCGCCGCCGGCCAGCACTGGTTGTCCTTCGGGATGACGTTGCAGTCCGCGGCGATGCAGGCGGACGGCGCGGCGGCGGCGGTCTGGCAGCACAACTCGGGCGACACCGTCAACGCGTTCAAGCAGTGGTGGACGCGTGACGACGGGCCGCAGCTACGGCTGCTGGAGGACGCCATCGCGGCGCAGCTCATCGGCGCCGTTCTGATGATCTTCGCGGCGATGACGTTGGCCATGAAGATCGCCTTCATCGTCCAGCTGATCATCCTGCTGGTCCAGGTGACCATGGCGATCGCCGCCGCGGTCGCCACCCTCGGTGCCTCCACCGCTACCGTGCCCGGCTTCGTGGCGGCCACCCGGATGATCTGCCAACGGCTGATCCGGATGATCGTGCAGCAGGTCCGCACCGTGCTCAAGCACATCCTGGAGCAGGCCAAGCGGCTGCTCAAACTGGTCCGGAAGGTGGGCGAGAAGCGGGCCGCACGCAAGATCGAGAAGCAGATCGCCCACGACCTCAAGCGGGTCAACCCGAAATTCAACCCGCCGAACCCGGACTACTCGGCGAACTGCACGCACTGTGTGCAGACGTACGAGCTGCGGCGGCGGGGCATCGACGTCGAGGCGACCGCCCTGCCGCAACAGTTTCACCAGTGGGGCGGCCGGTCCATTGCCGACATCGAGCAGACCTGGGGACGGAGGTTCGCCCCGGGCGGCAGGGCCGACATCGAGCAGGCGTTCCAGAACTTCGGCCCCGGTTCACGGGGCGTGGTCGCCATCCGCTGGAACAACGGCGGTGGCCACGTGTTCAATGTGGAGAACGTCGGCGGCAAGGTGCGCTTCATCGACGGACAGAACGCCGGGCGTGACGTGGCCAACTACTTCGCCAACGGACACAGCACCCAGTTCGTCCGGCTGGACAACATCCCCATGCCTGGCGGGCTCACCCAGTTCGTCCGGCCGCCCGGTTAG